AGTCCAAACACTGACCGTAGACCTTAGACCAGTCCAAACACTGACCATAGACCAGTCCAAACTCTGACCGTAGACCAGTCCAAACACTGACCGTAGACCTTAGACCAGTCCAAACACTGACCATAGACCAGTCCAAACACTGACCATAGACCAGTCCAAACACTGACCGTAGATCTTAGACCAGTCCAAACACTGACCGTAGACCAGTCCAAACACTGACCGTAGACCAGTCCAAACACTGACCTTAGACCAGTCCAAACACTGACCGTAGACCAGTCCAAACTCTGACCGTAGACCAGTCCAAACACTGACCGTAGATCTTAGACCAGTCCAAACACTGACCATAGACCAGTCCAAACACTGACCGTAGACCTTAGACCAGTCCAAACACTGACCGTAGATCTTAGACCAGTCCAAACTCTGACCTTAGACCAGTGTCAACTCACCGCTCCAGACATCCAGGTAGCGTAGTCGCTGCTTATGTACGCTGCCAGGTTTGAGACCTCCGTTGGGGTCCCGAGTCGACCGGTTGGGATTCGACCGATCATCGCCTTCTCAAACTCTCCAGTTGGGTCCAGACGGCTGAAGGCTCCCTaaataaaagcaacaacaaacagtTAAACAAATAACTACaaacaaacatcatcatcatcgataAGCGGGTGTGCGGTACCTTGGTTCTAATTGGTCCAGGCTGGATTATGTTAAACCTGTGACCATAGCGCCCCCACTCCGCAGCCAGAGATCTGACGACAACAACAGTGTTACCGTGTGTTATACCATAACACATGTCAGCAATAACAGAAGCATCCAagagcagaggtcagaggtcagactgACTTGTAGAGCGCCTCCACCCCAGCCTTTGCTGACGCACTCGGGACCACAAACCCAGAACCTGACTCAGCGTAGATGGTGGTTATGGCGAGGAAAGACGCACCTAAACaataaatcaacaacaacatcataAAAGATGCACCTTCAAAAACAATCAACAAAACCATAATAACTCCGGACTCTAGATTAGTCTCCCGCCTCTTTGGCCCTTTCAcaatatgcgttcttgtgtggactcctgttctcgtggactcgtgaGACGTCATCAGTCGCTTGTAATACTAAATGTATTAGTAAGACCAGCTGATCAAGTtagctgctgttccaattgcgTAAATGACCGTTCTCTGTTCTCCCGAACCCGTGAATCAGGACGGAGTCTGATctcgccgtcttaggtattgagaCTCCTGACTCTGGATCAGTCTCTAACCTCTCTGACTCCGGATCAGTCTCTTGCCCAGCTCCAGGGTGATGTAGGCGGTCCCGTTGAGGACAATGTCTGTAATGCTTTTCCAGGCGTTTGGGGACAATTGTTCAGATGGACAGACAAAGTTTCCTGCCGCGTTGTTGATGATCACCTAGACCAATCAACCAATGAGGAAGGTTAACGAGGGGTCTTCACAAGGACTCTAAaaccaggatgtgtgtgtgctcttacATCAGGAAGTCCAGTTAGAGACTCAACCTGGTCGACACAAAAAGAGACGGCTTCTGGATCTCTGACGTCACACTGGACCGCATGGACctgagacaaagaggaaggggAACCAGTTATGATCAGAACAGTTCAGACCAGGCCACTTCCGACTAGACCAGATCAGTTCAACAGATTAAAAACGGTTGGAGCAAAAGGAGCAGTAGATTGCATCTGGACTGAGACGTTAGTCTGGTTCTGATTCTAGCATTTATTGTTGATTTTAGCTCTGGTTCTGATTCTAGCTCTGGTTCTAGCTTCAATTCTGTCATAGTTTAAGTTTTGGTTCTGGTTCTAGTTAGTTACCTTGTTTCCGGTCTGGCAGCTGATCTCCTCGGCTGTTTTCTGCAGAACCTCCAACTTCCTGAACCACAAACAAAATCCCTCTTCAAAACAAACGTTAGCATAGCATCAAGCAGCGGTAGCATTGCACGTTGGGTTCACACCGGTGCAAGAAGCTTGTGGTACCGCTGTGAAGCTAACAGTGGCTGTTGGTTTGCCTCTTGACCTGCTGGCGATGACACACTGGGCTCCCAGTTGAGACAGCGTGGTGGTCATGGCCCGGCCCAGGCCAGTCCCTCCCCCCGTGATGAATGCCACCCGGTCCTTGAAGCTTCCTGTCGGCAGCATGACGCATTCAATCGGCGGGAAGAACGCTGACTGGGAAAGAGGAGGGGAGCCAGACTGCTGAAGAAGAGCGGCCGAGCTGTGGATCCATGACTGAGTCAGGACGGAACCCAAACAGGATCAGAACCGGAAAAGAATCAAAACCACAACAGGCTTAGAACTtcatgtttaaattaaactttaacgTCTGTATCCACAGTGAGGCTTGTTAATGTCCatcattgtgcattaaaactaacGATTTTTGAATTAAAGGACAAGAGGACTGTCATCAAGACGTCAGCGTCAAAGGGActgtaatgataataataaatacatatttaacaaatatgtatttactgAATACTTTTTGTAACATATTTCATGTGTGGTCAGCTGCTTGAAACTGATTATATTGATTTGTTTCACAATGTACTTTTTTAtctcttattttttaaattctatCCTCCCCGTAGCCCGTAGCCTtctattttatactgtagatctaaaaaatcccattttactgtccaatgttatgcaccaaccaacATGTCTAACCTATATTGGCAATAAACATTCCTGATTGATGGAAGAGTTCACCGATAACATTATTGATCACAGATATTAAATACACTCTTagtcagaatcagaatcagctttattgccatgagagccaccatgcgagcatcatCATGAGGAGAGGGCCAACAAATGCCCCCATGATTCTCACCTTGACTGATGTTGCGCAGGCAGGAAGAATCGAAcgttattaaaaagaaaaggaggcttCTTAATCAGACCTGTGAGTACGCGGAGAGCAAATCTAGTGTGCAGCttttatcacggaaaacgatcatttctaaaaactccggccaaagtggagatttctgaaaactctgtttttgtgtttgcgtgtgaactcgGTCCAAcggagttttaggttgtcaaacaTCACAGTGTGcgacttgttgttggttttgagaattctgattggtttgcacgtctttatccttctcgttacactgccgactacaggtttggcgtagttatgatggcgcccggggccgtatttatgcgggttcatataaacagaaacttttttgaaaacggaggggcagaaatattcgTTTCTGTAAATACCCGGCCATGTGTGAATGTGGCCTGAGTCGATCCCTGAACTCCCAGTTGACTTCCTCTGAGACGGGAAACTGAGTATccgcttccagaacagctgatctgcgttagttcaatGGACTCGTGCATGACGGttataaaaagccatcatcaatggagccccgataGCACGAGTCACCACGAGTCACCATGACgacagtaaataaaagagctATTTCCCTGCGATGGAGTtggaggtccttctgcaggccgGTGAGCATGAGCACGTATTTCGCTGCAAATGAAATACAGcagcgaaggagagagagagactgcgtggGGAAGAATCGCTGCCCGAGTCAACGCGTAAGTTTAAATGTACTGTTCCATTGACATGACATTTAACCGTAAGATCGGCGCAGGCCATAGTTATGAATATAAGTAGGAATGAAATCTGATTTTCATTTAGGTGCAATCcaacaggggaaaaaaggacctggaagcagctaaaaatgaaatttaaaaagatAATTCAAAAAGGTATGACATATATTGCTATGATTGCACCTCACtttaattttaattcattttttttaattgactttggctattaaacaaagtaaatattaattcagtggctacttgaaatagtaaattaaacccctaataaaatgttgattttacacgtcttttcacttaataccccacttagacacatttttattttatacctaaGTGTCTCCTAtcgaagtcatttaaaatgtgactctgtagcctacaccaacactcattaattaattaatactaattaaaaaacaaagaaacattgagttctgctcagccaacagaaagaaggcagcCACCTGCAATCCTGTGGAATTCCTCTTTGATGGTTCTAAGAGGTTTGTGTCCGGGAAACACGCGTTTCAGTGCGAGGGGAACTTTCCTCACAGCTCTGCAAACTGCTGCCTTGCCAAAGTGCTCTGCATCCCCGATGTTATAAAGAAAACCaccatttgcaaaaaaacgtAGCGCGATGCACAAGATTTGCTCCGATGTGGGCGCACGTCCGTGTGTGAGGTTGGTGATATACGGCCGGAGAATGTTAGTGAGATAAATGATCCCTTGTGAGGAAAAGCTgtagcgttctaacagaaattcctctggaaatgataaaacgtctaatctgggtcggaagactctctcgtgacgtaaagcatttcgaatCACGACGGCTTCGATGTCAATTGGATTCGGTAGAAAAGGGCAATCCGTGTCTACCACGGTAGAAACTCCGggtttcttatagtaaacctgccagcgagcaggtgatgttcacagagtctgttaccatggtgattgacccagagtctgttaccatggtgattgacccagagtctgttaccatggtgattgactcagagtttccctgatctcagagttaacttactctgagttttcacataacccgcttCCTGGAAACCCCCCGGGTCACGCCTATAGCAACGCACGGCTAATTCACTGGCGTTAGCGTCTTTTACTGACTCTGGTTACGGAAATGTTtactttcataattaaaacagtatttggctCGAAAGGTAATGAGCTAACGCCTACTTTAACAGCATCAAATCCCCTCAAAACATTACACGATAagttttattaatagttttaccGGATAGTTAGCTAAAAACTGTCCGCGTCAGGAGACAGTGACGGTACGTAGTTGTGATTGACGGAGATGTTTCTACGTCATAATCGAACATTTGGGAATTCCGATCCAGCCTTTGACTCTGATAGTTAAGGAATGAGCTGCAGTGCGCGTGCACGTCCTGATCAGAGTGCATGAGGAAGTGAGTGAAAGGTCAAACTACAGaaactgttttcatttgttCGTTCAATAAATATTCAATGACGTCACCTCTACCGTCAGACCTTTGATTATtaattttgctgttttttttcttatgacTTCTTTGCAATGTCACGCATAACTATcttcatattttatatattatatatttaaatgtttctcaCCGTGTGAAATGAAGTCCTCGCCGAAAGGAGAAGTTTAGCTTTCCTCCATAACATCGAGGTCGCCATGTTGTTCAAGactgatgacctttgacccggatGAGACCAACgtagaggagaaggggaggggcgCTCATGGGAAATGCAGTTAAGACAAAGGACAAATACAAAGTTACACAAAAATCAGGATATtattaatgtaatgtacattTCAGTGTTTAGTCCCTATGTTATATGTGAAAATGTCATATATTAAACAGGACGAAAGCCCCCAAGAACAAGAaacatttgatcaaataaagCAAACCTATAATTCAAAAATAATGTCCTAATCGACGCACCCCTGTGAGGGATGGTTCGGTCCAGAATGTGACGAAGATGACGTGTCCCCGTAATGCGTCTAAAAGAATCTCACTTAAGAGtaaaattccatttattttgtacaatTTCCTGTCGAAACATACCTCACACGTGAGGTGATCGATATCCAATCAGTTCCGCATCCCATACTGACCTCCTGTGGTTTAAGGATCGGGCGGACGGGGTTTTATTTACAAGGGCTTCCTGTTTGCTCTGACCTCTACGGTACCGGACCGGTGTGGTCCGACAGTCGGACCACGGAGCTGCCCAAAGGAACCGACCTGCCGATCAATCAGCAGTGATCGATGACAGATGGAGGCGCGAGTCTCCGAACCCAAACTGATTCTGGTCTTCAGCGGGAAACGGAAGTCCGGGAAAGACTACGTGACGGACCTGATCCAGAACCGGTAAACCGAGCGGATGGCTTCTTATTGGTCATCGATCAATGGGTCTCTGATCAGTTTGAACACGAGGATgatcatgttttctgtttgtgagTTAACTGTGACGTCAGGACACGGACGTAATACGGTTTTATTGCAGtactttgtttcttcctctgTAGTTTAGGTTCTGATGTTTGCGGCGTCCTGCGTCTGTCCGGACCTCTCAAGCAGCAGTACGCTCAGGTGacgcgcacgcgcgcgcgcgcacacacacacacacacacacacacacacacacacgtacgtcaCGCTGGTTCTGGTGGTTCTGCAGGAACACGGTCTGGACCTGGATCAGCTGATGGGTTCTGGTCTCTATAAGGAGCAATATCGAGCTGACATGATCCTTTGGGGGGAAATTCGACGACAGCAGGACCCCGGGTTCTTCTGTCGCCTAGCAACCAGAGGGGTACAGCAGCCCGTGTGGGTACGTCACCGTGCGGCTAGCTGCTAGCTAGTTGTAAGCGctctgctctgattggtcggGTGACGCGctctgctctgattggtcagGTGGTGAGCGATGCCCGGCGGCTGTCAGACCTGCAGTGGTTCTGGTCGGAGTTTCCGCGACAGACTCAGAGTGTCAGGGTTCAAAGCTCAGACGAAACACGCCAACAGAGGGGGTGGAGCTTCTCAGCAGGTTAGGTCACCTGTCTGCTTACCTGTCAGCTTTCCTCTCCATTTGTTGCTTCACCGGTCTGTTTACCCGTCCGTCCCTCAGGTGTTGATGATGCAGAGTCAGAATGTGGGTTGGACAGCAGGGTTGAATTTGATTGGATCATCACCAATGAGACCAACGCCCCCTCGTTAGAAGAGCAGCTGCGACCAATCCTGAAGTTGGCTGAGGAAGCAGTGTCACTGACAGCCATGGATCAATAAACACATTGATAAGTGATGAATGTTAGGTCTGTGGATTATTGGTTTTCTGATCAATAAAGTTTGGACTCTTCAGTGCTGTCACTCACTGCTTGTTCACATCAAAGCAAAGACTCACGGGAGATTTTCACCCTATAAGTCACCAGCCGGCACTAATAAGAACTAATTTCGTCAATGAACTGAAACTAGAACCCGCATATATTGATCTGTAGTTTCTAGGTTTGTCTGATGTAATGATGCTGACACTGCATCAGGGAACAAACATCAAATGTTTGTTCGTCTGACATGAACAAAAACGAGTCAGTTTGGATCTACATTTCAGTGAccgtgcttttattttataaaattcTCAATTTGTCATGATTTATTACAATGAGTTGTGACATCACCGCTTCCAagtaaaaacatttccaaactTGACTCattgggtcaaaggtcatctgtgGTTTCAATTCATCCCTGGGCCGCAATAAGGCGGCAGAATGCCCCGTGGGGATTGGCTGCCTTTAACCCCGCCTTCTAGGAACAAACAAATCATTGGCTCTAATCAATCTTTAATGTGGCAAAAAAAGCTAACGAGAAACCGTTAAGACGAACACTTCATTAGTTCAGAATTAGTCAACGAGTACACGGCTGTTAGTTAAACTCCCTTATAGACAAAGAACATCAAGCAGCTCCCCAACTGGCCTCCTTCACATaatactgggggggggggtggttggcACTGGCAACGGGGGCGCAAGGTTTCAGTAAAGCAACAATCACAGGAATGTGTGAAAGCAGGAATCATTAAGGGGGTGTGAAGGGAACGAGGTGATGGGGGGGATGTTTGGTCCTCCTTTATCCAGCGGAGGACGAGTGATGGGAATGTTGTAGCCATCCACCTGTCgggtagcgggggggggggggggggggggggggggggttcagcagGAGTTCAGCTCCTCCATGGTCTGATTCAGGGTTGCCTGAAGCTCCATGTTGGAATTTCGGGCCGAAGACAaagcatctgaaaaaagtttgaaaaaaaatgagatgACTTATGAATAAAGCCTAAATAGTCATTTTTATAGCACAAGGAGAGACTCACCCTCCAGCCCGTCGATGGTTCGCTCCAGTTTGGCCACTGACCGCTCGGCAGCTTCGGCTCTGATCTCCgcctgcagacaggaagtgacatcaggtAACGAGTGCTCTGACGGGGCGGGAGGCCCTTTCTGGATACGCCTATATGTCCTTGAGACGTCAGTCGCAGCTCGAGTACTGCTCCAATTCTAAAGTTTGCATCTCACCGAGGACGCATAATCCACGGATGGGAGTCGTCCTGACCAttttacccagaatgcattggAGCAGACTTCTTGCGAGAGCCAAACATCCCCGAACACATTTCACATCAGCAACAGACACCAACGGCAGAGCAACATAAACACAACcaagtcaaatgaaatgttcCCTTAAGACAGAGTCACATTTCAGGCCTTTTTCAAGGCGAGAAGTTCATTGTTTAAGCAACATAGTTTGTCAACATTGAGCCTTCTTAActaagccacacacacacacacacaatgttgtttttcttccaaaggCCTTACACATCTGCTGAGACTCCATTAAATACCAGCAGGTATTACATGTAGAAGCTCACAAAGGGCCGTGGTCGGACCTTCCAGCAGGACAACGATCCAAAGCACACCTCAAAATCTACCAACAGCGTTCACAGAATAGGAGCGTCCTCCAGACTGCGCGCTTAGCTTTCCAGGTTTTGAGAAGGGTTAGCGGCTCACCTCCTTCAGCTTGTTGCTCAGGTTCTTGATCTCCTCTTCATACCGGTCCTCCTTATGAGAGtactgagacagacagacagtcagtgCTCCAGCTCACAGGAATATGTTTAACTCCTGCAGCAATGGAGAAGTGTGGCCATTCGACCGTCCATGATGCTCTACCAgtggacctcctcctcctcctaccttCTCAGCCTGGGCCTCCAGAGACTTTGAACCAGTGAAGACTGttttcagctcctcctccaacacGCGACTCTTActgcaggtcaaaggttaaaTAGACAGTTTGTTTTAGGGACCTTGCGAGGGTCTTTATGTCTTGGTGACATTTCAGAAGGTAAGTTTAGTGGAACCATCAGTGGCGCAGCAGGTTAAAGTCatgcagagagcagcagcaggaggaggagctgaagcagcaactagaggtcagaggtcaggaggaggagctcctctGGTTCTCATTTACAGCAGGTGAGGGTACCTTGTCCTCCGATGCCTGCAGGGTCTTCAGCGACTGGTCAAAGCTCCTCAACTGTTCCTCCAACTTCTGAACCTTACTGTTAGACCGGTGGACAGACAAGCAGCGGGacatgcagcagcagacaggCAGAGGAAGACCGATGGAGAGATTAGAGCGCTCGTTAGGAGGCAGCGTGACGTCGTCGGTCTAATTGCGACGTCACAAGAACTAGAAGCCGCTGACAGACGGAGACAagtggaggggtgtgtgtgtgtgtgtgtgtgtgtgtgtgtgtgtgtgtgagagacctcTCGCCCTGCTCAGCTCGGTTTTCAGCTCGTTCCAGttcaccttccaccatcacCAGCTTACGAGCCACCTGTCAACCAAAACACTGAaccataaatacatttataataaGAGTAGATGAagtccagcgttctgattggttcagaGAGAGTCACTAGGTGTGTATTATTCAGCAGTAATGTACAGTACCTGTTCACATGAGTcagtatcactgcgcactcagagctgcagtcagttacttCCCGAGGGAGCTTTtagcattggaagtaaaacaggaCGGGAGAACTGAGCAGaagaattcctccacgtgtcaaacagaaggggggcgagtggcaaacggaccacttaatgcaccgctatgctaagctagctgctaggctacttccatctcaacatgtaACGCCACCCTGCGCGGcgcacagtctgcagaggaccaccactgtgtccctaaaagacagtggtttgaaaatgtcctgctaaatgtggggacattGCTGGACTTCAAAcacgttaaatgatggagagcaaagtgcacgaggacgaccGGAAGAgccgctagttcaacatgttccaccaggtggaattctgcctccaagatgatcaaatgtgtggagttttgtgtttaaaataacattaacaattaaacaacagtgtctaaaatacatgctttataaagtgattactcattacttagatttagaaaaacattcattataaacaacaacatccattAATCGTCATTAatcaatttcaaaatgtgcgattagtTGTTTTCTTATTCTATTGACAGCCCCAATAAGAATTCTATTTATATCAATAATTTAATTCCACACTTGCTATTAATCCAATACGGCACCCTGCCGTTCCCAACACCACCTTCTGTAGACAGCGAGCTAACTAGCATAGCACAGGGCCGACCCTTTGGTCAACGCtgaagttaataaaaataaaaacttgttCAGAGAAATCAGTCAACACGTCTGCTAAGAGATGGAGATCCACATCATCAGAGTAACGTTTTAGTACCTCCTCATATTTGCGGTCGGCCTCCTCAGCGATCAGCTTGGCTTCTCTCAGCTggacctccagctgctccatcttctcctcatcCTTCAGAGCTCTATTCTCAATCACCTTCATACCTCTGAAAGAGCATCCGACAGGGAGACATTAAGGAATCAGTCTCCTTGTTGGAGCCATAAACCCTCCAGGCGCGTCTTACCTCTCGCTCTCGTCGGCTGACTTCTCCACCTCGTCCAGTTtatggagggtggaggacagTTGCCCCTGGGCTCGCTCCAGAGTGTCCTCGCTGAGCTGCAGGCGGCGACTGAGAGCAGTCACCTCCGCCTCCGCCTGCGTGACACAGAGCAGGGGTCAGGAGTCCTCACTACATTCACATTGCTCTTCCAACACAGGTAAGTGACAACCTGACAGACCCTCCTGACCtggacagggtgtgtgtgtgtgtgtgtgtgtgtgtgtgtgtgtgtgtgtgtgtgtgtgtacctcctctctgctccgcttctccttctccacctccttctgcaGTCTGGCGGCTCGGTcatccgcctcctccgcctgctcctGCAGCACTTTGATCTTCTTCTTCACGGCATCGATGCTGTTTAGTCCTCCGCTCATCGTCGTCTTCTGCAGGAGGAACGTTACAGCGTCATTACTTTGTAGTTTGAAGTTACTTAAAAAGGGAAAACTACTGACACAACGTAATGGCAGAAGACACGGTAACCACGGTAACCACAGATTAAACGGGTGGTTTGATTGAAAGCAGCAGATTGATCAAAATCCAATCTGGTAAATATCAACCACATTTATTGCTGTTAACTTGTTGGTGTTTGAAGCGTAACCCAAAAAACTACTGATGTGCAAATAAATATTCACAATGGTGGAATAGTCATTTTAGTTTAACTgctaacaaagacaaaaataatgtaagtatatacacacacacacacacacacacacagttgtgtatgtggaagtaaaacaaacaaaagaaccgagcagaggaattcctccacgtgtcaaacgaAGCAAACtgaccactttaggactgataagctaagctagctgctaggctaaactagctgctaggctacatccatctcaacatctacctgcagaggaccacccgtgtgtccctaaaagacagtggtttgaaaacgtcatTGTTGGGACTTCAAACACGTCAAACGACGGAGACCtcagagcaaagtgcacgaggacgacaggaagaggAACATGTTCCACCTCAAAGACGATCACATGGGGCAGTTTGGGTTTGAAATACAACACAagtgtgtctaaaatacacgctttctaaagtgattacttgtTAAAACAAATCGTATAGTTTAATTAACTTTTAATAGTaataatgaatttcaaaatgtgcaattaactAGTTAACTTGTTTTAATCTGTTGACAGACCTTTTTGAGTCAGTTATCACTAATTATTGATTAATTGCATAATAAACACGTTATTCCTCTATACAAGTCAGGCTGAAGTAATTCGTTCGAATTAGCACGTTAGCTCCGGATGCTAACAGCGACCACCGCCCTGTTAGCATGCCAGCTAGCGCTCGAAGCTAGCGGACAGCGGTCGACATGTTCCGGAGGGATTAGCCTCACCTGTCCGAGTCCTCTGGAGAAAACGCACCTGTGGCTCGTGCCCGACTTAATCTGTCGCCGTCACTTCCCTGTTAGCAGGGTAACTAGCTGCTAGCGGGCTAAGGGAGCTGCTGGCTCACTTTTAAACTGGGAGAAGTTACACAATACTCGGTATCGGTCTGAAGCGGCACGTGGACTCGGGTCTCTGGTTCCGGTTCTGGTCGCACTTTCAGGTCTCGGTGTTGGTTCTGGTCCTTAATCTGCGATCCACCGCTTCCTCGTCCAGCCAACTCCCAAGCGACGACAACACCAACTTCCGGGTTAAATTCCCTCCACCAGAAGTGACGAAAAATGGCCTTCCAAATTAAAAGCGTCTATAAAATCTGTAGAAAACATCGACATAACATGTCATACaatacatgtgttttattataggaaattctttttaatgtattttcagtTTTATCACACTTTGACTTTGTATCAACaggaaaatattaaatatttgaaatagTAAATCAATAGAAAAATGATCAGGTTACTTAACAAGTGAGCAGCTTTCTTACTTTTACATTAggggtcatttagcagacgcctttatccaaagccacttacattacactttaaatccatgtctttttcacatttttcccggggagcaattaggtgtcgggtgtcttgctcaggaacacttAGACTTGAGAGatgggcagccgggactcgaaccaccaaccttgcagttctcagcacacccgctctaccccctgcgcca
This genomic stretch from Gasterosteus aculeatus chromosome 20, fGasAcu3.hap1.1, whole genome shotgun sequence harbors:
- the decr1 gene encoding 2,4-dienoyl-CoA reductase [(3E)-enoyl-CoA-producing], mitochondrial isoform X1: MGCGTDWISITSRVRSSVLNNMATSMLWRKAKLLLSARTSFHTSWIHSSAALLQQSGSPPLSQSAFFPPIECVMLPTGSFKDRVAFITGGGTGLGRAMTTTLSQLGAQCVIASRSRGKPTATVSFTAVPQASCTEGFCLWFRKLEVLQKTAEEISCQTGNKVHAVQCDVRDPEAVSFCVDQVESLTGLPDVIINNAAGNFVCPSEQLSPNAWKSITDIVLNGTAYITLELGKRLIRSQRGASFLAITTIYAESGSGFVVPSASAKAGVEALYKSLAAEWGRYGHRFNIIQPGPIRTKGAFSRLDPTGEFEKAMIGRIPTGRLGTPTEVSNLAAYISSDYATWMSGAVVRFDGGEYVSMAGEFNELRRLTPDEWKVIGMMTRSAKGS
- the decr1 gene encoding 2,4-dienoyl-CoA reductase [(3E)-enoyl-CoA-producing], mitochondrial isoform X2 yields the protein MATSMLWRKAKLLLSARTSFHTSWIHSSAALLQQSGSPPLSQSAFFPPIECVMLPTGSFKDRVAFITGGGTGLGRAMTTTLSQLGAQCVIASRSRGKPTATVSFTAVPQASCTEGFCLWFRKLEVLQKTAEEISCQTGNKVHAVQCDVRDPEAVSFCVDQVESLTGLPDVIINNAAGNFVCPSEQLSPNAWKSITDIVLNGTAYITLELGKRLIRSQRGASFLAITTIYAESGSGFVVPSASAKAGVEALYKSLAAEWGRYGHRFNIIQPGPIRTKGAFSRLDPTGEFEKAMIGRIPTGRLGTPTEVSNLAAYISSDYATWMSGAVVRFDGGEYVSMAGEFNELRRLTPDEWKVIGMMTRSAKGS
- the pmvk gene encoding phosphomevalonate kinase; this encodes MEARVSEPKLILVFSGKRKSGKDYVTDLIQNRLGSDVCGVLRLSGPLKQQYAQEHGLDLDQLMGSGLYKEQYRADMILWGEIRRQQDPGFFCRLATRGVQQPVWVVSDARRLSDLQWFWSEFPRQTQSVRVQSSDETRQQRGWSFSAGVDDAESECGLDSRVEFDWIITNETNAPSLEEQLRPILKLAEEAVSLTAMDQ
- the decr1 gene encoding 2,4-dienoyl-CoA reductase [(3E)-enoyl-CoA-producing], mitochondrial isoform X3 translates to MGCGTDWISITSRVRSSVLNNMATSMLWRKAKLLLSARTSFHTSWIHSSAALLQQSGSPPLSQSAFFPPIECVMLPTGSFKDRVAFITGGGTGLGRAMTTTLSQLGAQCVIASRKLEVLQKTAEEISCQTGNKVHAVQCDVRDPEAVSFCVDQVESLTGLPDVIINNAAGNFVCPSEQLSPNAWKSITDIVLNGTAYITLELGKRLIRSQRGASFLAITTIYAESGSGFVVPSASAKAGVEALYKSLAAEWGRYGHRFNIIQPGPIRTKGAFSRLDPTGEFEKAMIGRIPTGRLGTPTEVSNLAAYISSDYATWMSGAVVRFDGGEYVSMAGEFNELRRLTPDEWKVIGMMTRSAKGS
- the decr1 gene encoding 2,4-dienoyl-CoA reductase [(3E)-enoyl-CoA-producing], mitochondrial isoform X5 codes for the protein MATSMLWRKAKLLLSARTSFHTSWIHSSAALLQQSGSPPLSQSAFFPPIECVMLPTGSFKDRVAFITGGGTGLGRAMTTTLSQLGAQCVIASRKLEVLQKTAEEISCQTGNKVHAVQCDVRDPEAVSFCVDQVESLTGLPDVIINNAAGNFVCPSEQLSPNAWKSITDIVLNGTAYITLELGKRLIRSQRGASFLAITTIYAESGSGFVVPSASAKAGVEALYKSLAAEWGRYGHRFNIIQPGPIRTKGAFSRLDPTGEFEKAMIGRIPTGRLGTPTEVSNLAAYISSDYATWMSGAVVRFDGGEYVSMAGEFNELRRLTPDEWKVIGMMTRSAKGS
- the decr1 gene encoding 2,4-dienoyl-CoA reductase [(3E)-enoyl-CoA-producing], mitochondrial isoform X4, with the protein product MERKADRSSVLNNMATSMLWRKAKLLLSARTSFHTSWIHSSAALLQQSGSPPLSQSAFFPPIECVMLPTGSFKDRVAFITGGGTGLGRAMTTTLSQLGAQCVIASRKLEVLQKTAEEISCQTGNKVHAVQCDVRDPEAVSFCVDQVESLTGLPDVIINNAAGNFVCPSEQLSPNAWKSITDIVLNGTAYITLELGKRLIRSQRGASFLAITTIYAESGSGFVVPSASAKAGVEALYKSLAAEWGRYGHRFNIIQPGPIRTKGAFSRLDPTGEFEKAMIGRIPTGRLGTPTEVSNLAAYISSDYATWMSGAVVRFDGGEYVSMAGEFNELRRLTPDEWKVIGMMTRSAKGS